Below is a genomic region from Paenibacillus rhizovicinus.
GTGTTCATTGCCGCCTTCGAGGAATCGTAAGCAAGAAGCTTGACATCGTAAATTTGAGCATCGGGATTGGCATGAAGGGTATTCGAACCAAGCGCACTGGATACATTTACAATTCTTCCTGCAGACGATTTGCGAATCAACGGCAGCAGTAGTTGAGTTAATTCAACCATGCTGAAGAAATTGGCATCGAAGGTTTCGCGCATAACGGCCGGCGAAACGGTACTTGTTTCATTAATGGGCGCAAGATCTTCAATCTCTATCTGTATCCCAGCATTATTAATCAACATATCAAGCTTGCCGTACCGCTGTTCAAAGAAAGTGTAAGCAGCTTGAAGGTCCTCGGCCAGCTTCACGTCCAATTTGATACATTCCGCTTGGATTCCCTCTGAACGGAGCGTATCCGCGGCAACCTTACCTTTCTCCAGATCGCGTGACCCAATAACGACTGTGGCGCCAAGCTCACCTAATTGCCGTGCCGTTTCCAATCCAATCCCACGATTTCCTCCGGTTATAAAAGCAACCTTGCCATTCATATTGTACGCGGTTGTAATCATTTTTAAATTCTCCTTTAAAATTGATTTTTCCATTCCTTTGACCTAGCCTTGATGATGATTAGGATTGGCATCACATCCTTTAATGGATACTGCTTTGAATTGTTTCGAGAACGATCGTTCTAATTATGTCAAAAAAAAATTATCCCAGGAATGCTAAAGTAGTATTTATAATGCTGTTCAGTTTCTCTTTGTCTTCTGTCGTTTTAACCATTACACGCAGTCCGACCCAAGCATTATGCAGATAGAGGGAAAGGTCCATGGCATCATAATGTTCGGGAATTTCTCCCTTGTGCTGACCGCCCGCCAGCAAGTCATAAAACAATTGCTCTGAAGCATAGAATTGTTCCTGAATTTTAACTGCCACTTCCGGATCGAGCAGCGACAGCTCAACGGCCGTGTTTACTATTAAACAGCCCTTGGGTTGATTCTCTTCAAAACCGATTAGCATTTCAAACAACTGCCTGATGGCCTCTTTGGCAGAATTTGATCGATAAATGCGATTAGTAATATTTGAATTCGAAATCGAATTATATCGGTTCAA
It encodes:
- a CDS encoding SDR family oxidoreductase; translated protein: MITTAYNMNGKVAFITGGNRGIGLETARQLGELGATVVIGSRDLEKGKVAADTLRSEGIQAECIKLDVKLAEDLQAAYTFFEQRYGKLDMLINNAGIQIEIEDLAPINETSTVSPAVMRETFDANFFSMVELTQLLLPLIRKSSAGRIVNVSSALGSNTLHANPDAQIYDVKLLAYDSSKAAMNTFTTHLAHELKDTPIKVNSAYPGWVKTPMGGKYADMDLEDGGKTSVMLATLPSDGPTGKFYHMDTELPW
- a CDS encoding TetR/AcrR family transcriptional regulator — its product is MARSKEFELNVVLDKAMDIFWRQGYEKTSIQELVDGMGIHRRSLYDTFGDKHQLFMDVLNRYNSISNSNITNRIYRSNSAKEAIRQLFEMLIGFEENQPKGCLIVNTAVELSLLDPEVAVKIQEQFYASEQLFYDLLAGGQHKGEIPEHYDAMDLSLYLHNAWVGLRVMVKTTEDKEKLNSIINTTLAFLG